The following are from one region of the Cytobacillus firmus genome:
- a CDS encoding ABC transporter permease subunit, translated as MVRAVQQIFIIFVLILVLAALPKIISVDPLSGSLQWSFESLPHIYGDFISEISKGSLGTYELGMQTRPIAGDIADNFFTSLLIVLIAVNASLIISLIFGVFISRFRLTKLFGAFMNILAAIPDFIIIVMSMILAVKIYKMTGIRVISLRPDGGALNTWFPTVLAAIAPTLYLFKLVSVKYYQTSGEDYIKTAVAKGMGLNYINFQHVFKNLEPFIKSELVKVISLAIGNLFIIEHIMNVSGITKFIFQSSGVQPIAIGLFAMLLISLIVYISNRLIFYLFKRGFIYE; from the coding sequence ATGGTTCGTGCTGTCCAGCAAATTTTTATTATATTTGTATTAATTTTAGTTCTAGCAGCTCTGCCAAAAATTATATCTGTTGATCCATTGAGCGGGAGTCTGCAATGGAGCTTCGAAAGTCTGCCGCATATTTATGGAGATTTTATTTCTGAAATAAGCAAGGGCAGCCTTGGTACCTATGAGCTTGGGATGCAGACACGTCCTATAGCCGGGGACATTGCTGATAACTTTTTTACCAGTCTCCTGATCGTATTGATTGCTGTAAATGCATCCTTAATTATAAGTCTAATTTTCGGGGTATTTATCAGCCGCTTCAGGCTTACTAAGCTTTTTGGGGCATTCATGAATATTCTTGCGGCCATACCTGACTTTATCATCATAGTGATGTCTATGATTCTTGCCGTTAAAATATATAAAATGACCGGTATCAGAGTGATTTCACTCAGGCCGGATGGAGGAGCCCTTAACACCTGGTTTCCCACAGTGCTTGCAGCGATTGCCCCGACACTATATTTATTTAAGCTCGTGTCGGTCAAATATTATCAGACAAGCGGGGAGGACTACATTAAGACTGCAGTTGCTAAAGGAATGGGCTTAAATTACATAAACTTTCAGCATGTCTTCAAAAATTTAGAGCCATTTATCAAATCTGAACTTGTCAAAGTGATTTCCCTGGCTATTGGAAATCTCTTTATTATTGAACATATTATGAATGTTTCCGGCATAACAAAATTCATTTTTCAGAGCAGCGGAGTTCAGCCGATTGCAATCGGCTTGTTTGCAATGCTTCTGATTTCTTTAATTGTCTATATTTCTAATAGACTCATATTCTATCTGTTTAAACGGGGTTTTATCTATGAATAA
- a CDS encoding Hsp20 family protein has translation MEDPKKKDRNEPFGDLMRSMNQLFHEKPGRGFLQTMDDFFKNPFPASSSFHVDVAETEKEHIISAELPGINKEQIQIDILDNYITISVKSSEIITEEDEKNKIFRRQQSMQRSSRTIPLPQPVNEKKVKAVYQNGLLQITVPKQQGKRILIDEK, from the coding sequence ATGGAGGATCCAAAGAAAAAGGATCGAAACGAACCATTTGGGGATTTGATGAGATCAATGAATCAGCTTTTCCATGAAAAACCTGGCAGAGGATTTCTGCAGACAATGGATGATTTCTTTAAAAATCCCTTCCCGGCTTCTTCTTCCTTCCATGTTGATGTTGCTGAAACTGAAAAGGAACACATCATTAGTGCGGAACTTCCGGGAATAAATAAAGAGCAAATACAGATTGATATCCTGGATAATTATATAACCATTTCAGTTAAATCCTCTGAGATAATAACGGAAGAAGATGAAAAAAACAAAATTTTCCGCAGGCAGCAAAGCATGCAGCGTTCCAGCCGGACAATTCCGCTTCCACAGCCAGTTAATGAAAAGAAAGTAAAAGCGGTTTACCAAAATGGCCTCTTGCAAATTACAGTACCTAAGCAGCAGGGAAAAAGAATCCTGATCGATGAGAAGTGA
- the asnS gene encoding asparagine--tRNA ligase — MKTTISQVHKYVDQEVTIGAWIANKRSSGKIAFLQLRDGTGFIQGVVVKAEVPEEIFQGAKSVTQESSVYVTGRIQKDERSPFGFEMLVTGLEVLHQAVDYPITPKEHGTEFLMDNRHLWLRSRRQHAVMKIRNEIIRATYEFFNEQGFSKVDPPILTGSAPEGTSELFATKYFDEDAYLSQSGQLYMEAAAMALGRVFSFGPTFRAEKSKTRRHLIEFWMIEPEMAFCEFDENLKVQEEYVAHIVQSVLKNCSIELKTLGRDTEKLEKITAPFPRITYDEAIKFLQEKGFDDIQWGDDFGAPHETAIAESYDKPVFITHYPTSLKPFYMQPDPAREDVVLCADLIAPEGYGEIIGGSERIHDYDLLKQRIDEHKLDLDAYKWYLELRQYGSVPHSGFGLGLERTVAWISGVEHVRETIPFPRLLNRLYP; from the coding sequence ATAAAAACAACAATTTCTCAAGTTCATAAATATGTTGACCAGGAAGTTACCATCGGTGCTTGGATTGCCAACAAGCGTTCAAGCGGGAAGATTGCGTTTTTACAGCTGCGCGATGGAACAGGATTTATTCAAGGTGTTGTAGTAAAAGCAGAAGTGCCGGAGGAAATCTTCCAAGGTGCGAAATCAGTCACTCAGGAATCATCCGTATATGTGACGGGCAGAATCCAAAAGGACGAGCGTTCTCCTTTCGGATTTGAAATGCTTGTTACAGGCCTTGAAGTTCTTCATCAGGCTGTCGATTATCCTATTACGCCAAAAGAGCATGGAACTGAATTCCTTATGGATAATCGCCACTTGTGGCTGCGGTCCCGCCGTCAGCATGCAGTGATGAAAATCAGAAATGAAATTATCCGGGCAACTTATGAGTTTTTCAATGAGCAAGGGTTTTCCAAGGTTGACCCGCCAATTCTGACGGGCAGCGCACCGGAAGGAACGTCCGAGCTTTTTGCGACCAAGTATTTTGATGAAGATGCTTATTTATCCCAAAGCGGCCAGCTTTATATGGAAGCAGCTGCGATGGCTCTTGGAAGAGTATTTTCATTCGGGCCGACCTTCCGTGCTGAAAAATCGAAAACCCGCCGTCATTTAATCGAATTTTGGATGATTGAACCTGAAATGGCTTTCTGTGAATTTGATGAAAACTTAAAGGTTCAGGAAGAATATGTTGCTCATATTGTTCAGTCCGTACTTAAGAATTGTTCAATTGAACTTAAAACACTTGGCCGTGATACAGAGAAGCTTGAGAAAATTACAGCTCCATTCCCGCGCATAACGTATGATGAAGCAATTAAGTTTCTTCAGGAAAAAGGCTTCGATGATATCCAGTGGGGTGACGACTTTGGGGCACCACATGAGACAGCTATTGCAGAAAGCTATGATAAGCCAGTCTTTATCACGCACTATCCAACTTCACTGAAGCCATTCTATATGCAGCCTGATCCTGCAAGAGAAGATGTTGTACTATGTGCCGACTTGATTGCACCTGAAGGATATGGAGAAATCATCGGCGGCTCTGAGCGGATACATGATTATGACCTGCTTAAGCAGCGCATTGATGAACATAAATTAGATTTGGATGCTTACAAGTGGTACCTGGAGCTACGCCAATATGGTTCAGTGCCTCATTCCGGATTTGGTCTTGGTCTTGAAAGAACAGTTGCCTGGATCAGCGGCGTCGAGCATGTACGTGAAACAATTCCGTTCCCTCGATTATTAAACCGCCTATATCCATAA
- a CDS encoding YppG family protein, which yields MFGRVMNRTSHMQPYGHLNRNVYYDPFYMGTNGQYYMRQQPLQNYNQAAEQYNPYYSPFNMEYQQPQQMTGMPQSFPHQPYPQQNFDPGYYSHTGSKNAGIFQNPLESEDYYGNQPSKPAAPQMPYMNPYPKQSFIPKQPSGVQSIMNSFKSQDGSLDLNKMVDTAGQMMSAVTQVSSMVKGIGGIFKA from the coding sequence ATGTTTGGCCGAGTAATGAATAGAACGAGCCATATGCAGCCATACGGCCATTTAAATCGAAATGTATACTATGATCCATTTTATATGGGGACCAATGGCCAATATTATATGAGGCAGCAGCCATTGCAGAATTATAACCAAGCTGCCGAACAGTATAATCCTTATTATTCGCCTTTTAACATGGAATACCAACAGCCGCAGCAAATGACAGGAATGCCGCAGAGTTTTCCGCACCAGCCCTATCCGCAGCAAAATTTTGATCCCGGATATTACTCACATACAGGATCAAAAAATGCAGGTATTTTTCAGAATCCGTTAGAATCTGAAGATTATTATGGAAATCAGCCAAGCAAGCCAGCTGCTCCGCAAATGCCATACATGAATCCATATCCAAAGCAATCCTTTATTCCAAAACAGCCATCTGGTGTGCAAAGCATTATGAATTCATTTAAATCCCAGGATGGATCTCTGGATCTCAATAAAATGGTGGACACAGCAGGCCAGATGATGTCTGCAGTCACGCAGGTATCATCCATGGTTAAAGGGATTGGCGGAATATTTAAAGCTTAA
- a CDS encoding YppF family protein, with the protein MNVHELQMKFHQLREYTPENVNELLDFAKKAYIHNEISSTDYRNLVRELEAQGAAVPESYKDNTLQDSVNA; encoded by the coding sequence ATGAATGTTCACGAACTACAAATGAAGTTTCATCAGCTGCGGGAGTATACTCCTGAAAATGTTAATGAATTATTGGATTTTGCTAAAAAGGCCTATATCCATAATGAAATTTCCAGTACAGATTATCGAAATCTCGTTCGTGAGCTCGAAGCTCAAGGAGCGGCCGTTCCAGAAAGCTACAAAGATAATACCCTCCAGGATTCAGTAAATGCATAA
- a CDS encoding ABC transporter permease subunit: MNKLIKINYSLIIGTVMVTGLLFLSIFGPILAPHSLTSVLETQYTNGKVLAPPMEPFESSSYPLGTDKWGYDILSMILYGLRYTVFIAAAVTVIKMAFGTIIGLYAGTLKRTPGWLIAFENAWSYVPLFLILYFFLAPISFNSTLKQNVLIVYFIVIASVISIPSIVSSVRLKTAQLYKSVYVEAAKALGAGKHRLIWKHVFPQLKETFLVMFILEIVYVIALMGQLALINIFVGGTIMRYDPIIFLSATKELAGLVGQARLNIYGSTHILIAPLAVLLLATVSFSLLANGLKNRFQSNYQRTPWIKTGHEPLIRPSRKQYGRKKKFWSLSGPKAGFAALVIAFAGAGVYAVAAKNSNTGVQSGSKADYKIDLEMNAEGYFTANANIQLKNKSDNNWNELIFYFIPNVFKEGHSFDSVEGSSEAKIEKVTVNGQKASFKLDGDTLTINLKPEMKDKSRHKVEIQYGFTVPEGGSRFSKAGTNYYLAQWYPMAAVYQKGKWNKEPYMEGLETFHTGFSDFKVSYKLPDGYSLASTAEIDPAKGKNEGTVKAKKVRDFFIAVMKDMKVYETEAQDGVKVRLFSKGNHDKNPEASLTLAKKALSFYQNKIGDYPHEQLDIVLDEGQFMEYPGIVTINPYIDDKRFYDISIVHEIAHQYFYGAVANDPYNNAWIDEGITEFATSMYFYAGQNQAEQQAFGISHYRMEAIEEAGLGRQYSNVPVNEVKHTGYIYGQPALEILQMIQEKYTLKGESPKEVGMQFLSDYYQKFRYKEVDTKEFISFTKDYFSVPTGYFNNWIDTSKLNS; encoded by the coding sequence ATGAATAAGCTGATAAAAATAAATTACTCCTTAATTATCGGAACTGTTATGGTTACCGGCTTGCTTTTTCTTAGCATATTCGGGCCTATTCTGGCACCGCATTCATTAACATCGGTTTTAGAAACACAATATACAAACGGGAAGGTTCTGGCACCGCCAATGGAGCCTTTTGAATCCTCTTCCTATCCGCTGGGCACCGATAAATGGGGTTATGATATCTTATCCATGATTTTATATGGATTAAGGTACACTGTTTTTATTGCAGCTGCTGTGACTGTTATAAAAATGGCATTTGGAACAATTATCGGTTTGTATGCGGGCACCTTGAAAAGGACGCCAGGCTGGCTGATTGCTTTCGAAAATGCATGGAGCTATGTACCTCTGTTTCTTATCCTGTATTTTTTCCTTGCCCCAATAAGCTTCAACAGTACTCTTAAGCAAAATGTGTTAATTGTTTATTTTATTGTCATTGCGTCAGTCATCAGCATTCCAAGCATTGTATCTTCTGTAAGGCTTAAAACCGCACAGTTATATAAGTCTGTTTATGTTGAAGCTGCAAAAGCCCTGGGGGCCGGAAAACACCGTCTGATCTGGAAGCATGTTTTTCCTCAGTTAAAGGAAACGTTCCTGGTAATGTTTATACTTGAAATTGTGTACGTAATCGCCCTTATGGGCCAGCTGGCACTAATAAATATATTTGTCGGCGGAACCATTATGAGATATGACCCCATCATCTTCCTTTCAGCAACAAAGGAACTGGCGGGATTGGTTGGTCAGGCAAGATTAAATATTTATGGCAGCACCCATATATTAATTGCACCATTAGCGGTCCTTTTACTTGCAACTGTGTCTTTCAGTCTGCTGGCAAATGGACTGAAGAACCGTTTTCAATCAAACTATCAGCGTACTCCCTGGATTAAGACTGGGCATGAGCCATTAATAAGGCCCTCCAGAAAACAATATGGCCGAAAAAAGAAATTCTGGTCATTATCCGGCCCTAAAGCCGGCTTTGCTGCATTAGTGATTGCTTTTGCAGGTGCAGGTGTCTATGCTGTGGCTGCAAAGAATTCAAATACAGGCGTCCAAAGCGGCAGCAAGGCGGATTATAAAATTGATCTGGAAATGAACGCTGAAGGCTATTTTACTGCTAATGCAAATATTCAGTTGAAAAACAAATCAGATAATAACTGGAATGAGCTTATCTTTTATTTCATTCCGAATGTTTTTAAAGAGGGACATTCATTTGATTCTGTTGAAGGATCGTCTGAAGCGAAGATCGAAAAAGTGACAGTGAATGGGCAAAAAGCTTCTTTTAAGCTGGATGGTGATACGCTGACAATAAACTTAAAACCGGAAATGAAAGATAAAAGCAGACATAAGGTGGAGATCCAATATGGATTTACAGTCCCAGAGGGAGGCAGCCGTTTTTCAAAAGCAGGCACAAATTATTATCTTGCTCAATGGTACCCAATGGCTGCAGTCTATCAAAAAGGCAAATGGAACAAAGAGCCTTATATGGAGGGGCTGGAAACATTTCATACAGGCTTCTCTGATTTCAAAGTTTCCTATAAGCTGCCTGATGGGTATTCCCTGGCTTCCACAGCAGAAATAGATCCGGCAAAAGGAAAAAATGAGGGGACAGTTAAAGCCAAAAAGGTCAGGGATTTCTTCATTGCAGTCATGAAGGATATGAAAGTTTATGAAACGGAAGCGCAAGACGGTGTGAAGGTCAGACTATTTTCAAAAGGGAATCATGACAAAAACCCGGAAGCATCGTTAACACTGGCTAAAAAAGCACTATCTTTCTATCAGAATAAAATTGGAGATTACCCGCATGAGCAGCTTGATATTGTTTTGGATGAAGGGCAATTCATGGAATATCCCGGTATAGTCACTATAAATCCTTATATTGATGATAAAAGGTTTTATGATATTTCTATTGTCCATGAAATTGCTCATCAGTATTTTTATGGAGCAGTAGCCAATGACCCATACAACAATGCGTGGATTGATGAAGGAATCACTGAATTTGCCACCTCTATGTACTTCTATGCAGGACAAAATCAAGCTGAACAGCAGGCATTTGGCATCTCCCATTATCGGATGGAGGCAATTGAGGAAGCTGGTTTAGGCAGGCAATATTCAAATGTGCCGGTTAATGAGGTAAAGCATACAGGATATATTTATGGTCAGCCTGCTCTGGAGATTTTACAAATGATTCAGGAAAAGTATACCTTGAAAGGGGAATCTCCAAAGGAAGTGGGGATGCAGTTTTTGTCCGATTATTATCAGAAGTTCCGCTATAAAGAGGTAGATACGAAGGAGTTTATATCCTTCACAAAGGATTACTTCAGTGTTCCGACAGGCTATTTCAATAATTGGATTGATACATCTAAACTGAACAGTTAA
- a CDS encoding YpmA family protein codes for MESKIEVLSTVKIQQSPDLYKIVDALNRTLKEKDLMFGLALDQEDQNKAIFTIYRT; via the coding sequence ATGGAAAGCAAAATTGAGGTTTTATCTACGGTGAAGATCCAGCAAAGCCCGGATCTGTATAAAATTGTTGATGCACTGAACAGAACGTTAAAAGAAAAAGACTTGATGTTCGGTTTGGCACTTGATCAGGAAGACCAAAATAAAGCGATTTTTACGATTTATCGTACATAA
- the nth gene encoding endonuclease III, with amino-acid sequence MLNKTQIRHCLDEMGEMFPEAHCELNHSNPFELVIAVALSAQCTDALVNKVTRNLFQKYKTPEDYLNVSIEELQEDIRSIGLYRNKAKNIQKLCRLLLDEYGGVVPRDRDELTKLPGVGRKTANVVVSVAFGVPAIAVDTHVERVSKRLGFCRWKDSVLEVEKALMKKVPMDEWSITHHRMIFFGRYHCKAQNPQCEICPLLDLCREGKKRMKVKQAK; translated from the coding sequence TTGTTAAATAAAACACAAATTAGACACTGCCTTGATGAAATGGGAGAAATGTTCCCGGAGGCACATTGCGAATTGAATCATTCCAACCCGTTTGAACTGGTCATAGCGGTGGCACTGTCTGCACAATGTACTGATGCACTGGTTAACAAAGTGACAAGGAACCTGTTCCAAAAGTATAAAACTCCTGAGGATTACCTGAATGTTTCCATAGAGGAATTGCAGGAGGATATCCGCTCCATTGGTCTTTATCGAAACAAAGCCAAGAATATCCAAAAGCTATGCAGATTGCTTCTCGATGAATATGGAGGGGTAGTGCCGCGTGACAGAGATGAGCTGACAAAGCTTCCCGGAGTAGGCCGCAAAACTGCTAATGTCGTTGTCTCAGTGGCTTTTGGAGTGCCTGCCATTGCAGTTGATACTCATGTTGAACGAGTCAGCAAAAGGCTCGGTTTCTGCCGCTGGAAGGACTCTGTACTGGAAGTTGAAAAGGCATTGATGAAGAAAGTGCCGATGGATGAATGGTCGATTACACATCATCGTATGATCTTTTTTGGAAGATATCACTGTAAGGCACAAAATCCTCAATGTGAAATCTGTCCGCTGCTCGATTTATGCAGGGAGGGCAAAAAACGAATGAAGGTGAAGCAGGCAAAATGA
- a CDS encoding ATP-dependent DNA helicase, with the protein MNVLFAFMLLFANWYYIPKDSPAVPVKVESIDLKLKSDELAFTFLSLSDGESALIHHGNDEKILINTGGQGTEGELRKLLELYGVNQISAVILTDEELYNKTSLKWLIKNFGIREIIANESALSELKSEIGISDLGFHAWNQNTKHQLFPGLHAEVLYEGSDPGEGMDISFIFKRHRVLFMNSTSPEAKEFLMEKELSNVNIVKLPAFGENGSISEEMIKHLDPQIAILFYRPSIKHDSDLFRLLNDAWVDVYYTRKHGTVTIKFTDVNYELFTIFPGEEFK; encoded by the coding sequence ATGAACGTGCTGTTCGCCTTTATGCTGCTGTTTGCGAATTGGTATTACATACCGAAAGATTCACCGGCAGTTCCTGTTAAAGTGGAAAGCATTGACCTAAAACTGAAAAGTGATGAACTGGCTTTTACGTTTCTTTCTCTATCGGATGGCGAGTCTGCCTTAATTCATCATGGAAATGACGAAAAAATCCTCATTAACACCGGTGGGCAGGGAACTGAGGGTGAATTAAGAAAGCTTCTTGAATTATATGGCGTTAATCAGATTTCAGCAGTCATCCTGACAGATGAAGAATTATATAATAAGACAAGCCTTAAATGGCTTATTAAAAACTTCGGCATAAGGGAAATTATAGCGAATGAATCTGCCCTTTCAGAGCTGAAGTCTGAAATAGGAATAAGTGATCTCGGTTTTCATGCCTGGAATCAAAATACGAAGCATCAGCTTTTTCCGGGATTACATGCAGAAGTTTTATACGAAGGCAGTGACCCGGGTGAAGGAATGGATATTTCCTTTATATTCAAAAGACATCGGGTATTGTTTATGAACTCGACAAGTCCGGAAGCCAAAGAATTTCTTATGGAAAAAGAGTTATCGAATGTTAATATTGTTAAACTTCCTGCATTTGGAGAGAATGGCTCTATATCAGAAGAGATGATTAAACATCTGGATCCCCAGATCGCTATTCTTTTTTATAGACCATCCATAAAACATGATTCAGATCTGTTCAGGCTGTTAAATGATGCCTGGGTTGATGTGTATTATACAAGAAAGCACGGTACGGTAACCATCAAATTTACAGACGTTAATTATGAGCTATTCACGATTTTTCCGGGTGAGGAGTTCAAATAA
- a CDS encoding peptide ABC transporter permease — protein sequence MRFLFWIRKHALFCLGTFLLLLLLAITFAGPYLPFVDRELTTITYILNEEKKPVIPPYPPSEDYILGTDKSGRDMLSLIILGAKETILLVACITVLRYVLAIPLSFLAHKKWLGTHLLLKWLNGLLSYIPTIIIIMLLAMLPPFLLSEYRPLFLLLIIALAEMPRAAEMIKLEFDQISSKEYIYGGIAAGASPYRLFRIYYLPLLYSKLLVYMVTDLGKVMFLLGQLGFVGIFISQDFVQSMTGDWQLVNNSISWPMMMMKAFEDIRGPIWIPFSRHLP from the coding sequence ATGCGATTTTTATTTTGGATCAGGAAACATGCTTTATTTTGCTTAGGAACCTTTTTGCTGCTGCTATTGCTGGCAATCACATTTGCAGGACCATATCTTCCATTTGTTGACCGTGAGCTAACAACGATTACATACATCCTAAATGAGGAAAAGAAGCCAGTTATACCGCCTTATCCGCCATCAGAGGATTACATATTGGGCACTGACAAAAGCGGACGGGATATGCTCAGCCTGATCATCCTGGGAGCAAAAGAAACCATTTTGCTTGTTGCCTGTATAACTGTCCTTCGCTATGTACTGGCCATTCCGCTCTCCTTTCTTGCACACAAAAAATGGCTGGGTACACACCTTTTGCTAAAATGGCTGAATGGACTGCTGTCATATATTCCAACCATCATCATTATCATGCTTCTTGCCATGCTGCCGCCATTTTTACTGAGTGAATACCGCCCCTTATTCCTGCTCCTTATTATTGCTCTGGCAGAAATGCCCCGTGCTGCCGAAATGATAAAGCTGGAATTTGATCAGATTTCATCTAAAGAGTATATATATGGAGGGATTGCTGCCGGAGCTTCACCATACAGGCTTTTCAGAATATACTATCTTCCTCTTTTATATAGTAAGCTTCTTGTATATATGGTTACTGATCTTGGAAAAGTCATGTTTCTGCTTGGTCAATTAGGGTTTGTCGGCATTTTTATTTCGCAGGATTTTGTTCAATCCATGACAGGAGATTGGCAATTGGTCAATAATTCGATTTCTTGGCCAATGATGATGATGAAAGCCTTTGAGGATATAAGAGGCCCAATTTGGATTCCTTTTTCTCGGCATTTGCCATGA
- a CDS encoding DnaD domain-containing protein, with protein MSKNSLLKWLQEGNISIPGVLLSQYKEMNLNEHELVLILHVISYIEHGNKFPTPVELSSRMTISVAECTEMLRKLIQKGFIDIKDSYSEGGIRYESYHLDPLWEKLIDQFLLSGKKEEAANMQQEETDLYTCFEREFGRPLSPFECETLALWMDDDHHDPHIIKAALRESVLSGKLNFRYIDRILFEWKKNGIKTIEQAKSYGKKFRQNQAQQRTKREDTPSQTTKSVPFYNWLEQ; from the coding sequence ATGTCTAAAAATAGTTTATTAAAATGGCTTCAGGAAGGTAATATATCAATTCCTGGAGTCCTGCTTTCACAATATAAAGAAATGAATTTGAATGAGCATGAACTCGTCCTGATACTTCATGTAATTTCCTATATTGAACATGGGAATAAATTTCCCACCCCTGTAGAATTATCTTCCCGCATGACTATTTCTGTGGCGGAATGCACGGAAATGCTAAGAAAACTAATCCAAAAAGGCTTTATTGATATTAAAGACAGCTACTCTGAAGGTGGAATCAGATATGAAAGTTACCATCTTGATCCGCTTTGGGAGAAGCTCATTGATCAGTTTCTGCTCAGCGGTAAAAAAGAGGAAGCTGCTAATATGCAGCAGGAGGAAACAGATCTTTATACCTGCTTTGAAAGGGAGTTTGGCAGGCCGCTCTCACCTTTTGAATGTGAGACACTTGCTCTTTGGATGGATGATGACCACCATGATCCCCATATTATAAAAGCTGCCTTAAGAGAATCGGTCCTGTCCGGTAAACTGAATTTCAGGTATATAGACAGAATCCTTTTTGAATGGAAAAAGAACGGCATAAAAACGATTGAACAGGCTAAAAGCTATGGAAAAAAATTCAGGCAGAATCAAGCACAGCAAAGGACGAAGAGGGAGGATACTCCGTCACAGACAACGAAATCTGTTCCCTTTTATAATTGGCTTGAACAGTAA
- a CDS encoding cell wall elongation regulator TseB-like domain-containing protein translates to MKKVLWGIIILLVISIGAGSVIYFNSMKPVRAAESKAVELAKQETDLAEAEDFNLYHGTETFYVIEGKDHDGTSMYVWVPEKREKSSH, encoded by the coding sequence ATGAAGAAAGTATTATGGGGTATCATTATTCTGCTTGTCATAAGCATTGGAGCAGGATCAGTTATTTATTTCAACAGCATGAAGCCAGTGAGGGCAGCAGAATCAAAGGCAGTTGAGCTTGCAAAACAGGAAACGGATCTTGCTGAAGCTGAGGACTTCAATTTATATCATGGAACTGAGACCTTCTATGTGATCGAAGGCAAAGACCATGATGGTACAAGCATGTATGTCTGGGTTCCGGAAAAAAGGGAAAAATCGTCTCACTGA
- a CDS encoding YppE family protein: MVNENSLLQMTELLLEYMEISDSRYKKVKESGEKGDFYNEVKPFADEVKSINDRWKEEAREWISIHKPRNLYSQQIESASEHIEMVSIQAFFPETSRTRFINYVNSAVYVLKQLIILLSDEKKGT; the protein is encoded by the coding sequence ATGGTAAATGAAAATTCCCTGCTGCAAATGACAGAACTGCTGCTTGAATATATGGAGATCTCGGACAGCAGGTATAAAAAGGTTAAGGAATCAGGTGAAAAGGGTGATTTTTATAATGAAGTCAAACCTTTTGCTGATGAGGTTAAATCCATAAATGACAGATGGAAAGAAGAAGCCCGGGAGTGGATTAGCATCCATAAACCGCGAAATCTTTATTCACAGCAAATTGAATCTGCTTCTGAACATATTGAAATGGTTTCCATTCAGGCATTTTTTCCTGAAACAAGCAGAACAAGATTCATTAATTATGTTAATTCGGCTGTGTATGTGTTAAAGCAGTTGATAATATTATTAAGTGATGAAAAAAAGGGAACCTGA